A genomic segment from Propioniciclava sp. MC1595 encodes:
- a CDS encoding uroporphyrinogen-III synthase — translation MLLPRPEGPLAQAIRAAGAEVDAVPVTETRPLPFALPGRRDWVVLTSPVGVRMLTEAQVDLADLADRIAVVGPATAAAVEATGARVDLVPPTKSDADALLAALPQDPASVLLAGSALASPRLADGLAERGWDVEVVHTYTTATVTDAPDVRAWADYDAVVVTAGSIARAVVDLLGMPDPHVAIVTLGEPSAAASDAVGLRVDAVAATQDGPGVVDALIRALTEENR, via the coding sequence GTGCTGCTGCCCCGCCCCGAGGGCCCCCTCGCCCAGGCGATCCGCGCCGCCGGCGCCGAGGTGGACGCCGTTCCCGTCACCGAGACACGTCCGCTGCCCTTCGCGCTCCCCGGCCGCCGGGACTGGGTGGTGCTGACCTCGCCCGTGGGCGTCCGGATGCTCACCGAGGCGCAGGTCGACCTGGCCGACCTCGCCGACCGCATCGCCGTCGTGGGTCCCGCGACCGCCGCCGCGGTCGAGGCCACCGGCGCGCGGGTCGACCTCGTGCCCCCCACCAAGTCGGACGCCGACGCCCTCCTCGCCGCCCTGCCGCAGGACCCGGCTTCGGTGCTGCTCGCCGGCTCGGCGCTCGCTTCCCCGCGGCTGGCCGACGGCCTGGCCGAGCGTGGCTGGGACGTCGAGGTCGTGCACACCTACACCACCGCCACCGTCACCGACGCCCCCGACGTGCGTGCGTGGGCCGACTACGACGCGGTGGTCGTCACCGCCGGCTCGATCGCCCGCGCGGTCGTCGACCTGCTCGGCATGCCCGACCCGCACGTGGCGATCGTCACGCTGGGCGAGCCCAGCGCTGCGGCGTCCGACGCCGTCGGCCTGCGCGTGGACGCCGTCGCCGCCACCCAGGACGGCCCCGGGGTCGTCGACGCCCTGATCCGCGCCCTCACCGAGGAGAACCGATGA
- the hemH gene encoding ferrochelatase, which produces MTFPFDAVLVLSYGGPRQPEDVLPFMRNATRGRGIPDERLLEVSEHYLMFGGASPINERNDELMDALRAELSRRGVDVPVVIGNRNWDPYVTDALAQLAAGGARRVVVLATSAYASYSSCRQYREDLAAALADTGLEFDLVKVGPFAETDGFVAANADAVRDALAELPGARVLFVSHSIPTAMDAASGPGGDNTYSAQHRRVAQAVASEVGLADDAWEMAWCSRSGAPHIPWLEPDVNDRLAELAADGVSSVVTVPYGFVNDHMEVVYDLDTEARATASGLGLGYVRAATVGVHPAFIGMLAVALTDPQPGSVGGLATCHATCCLLGRPGAPVLPTACAAD; this is translated from the coding sequence GTGACCTTCCCCTTCGACGCCGTCCTCGTGCTCTCCTACGGCGGCCCCCGCCAGCCCGAGGACGTGCTGCCGTTCATGCGCAACGCCACCCGCGGGCGCGGCATCCCCGACGAACGGCTGCTCGAGGTGTCGGAGCACTACCTGATGTTCGGCGGCGCGTCGCCCATCAACGAGCGCAACGACGAGCTCATGGACGCCCTGCGCGCCGAGCTGTCGCGCCGCGGGGTCGACGTGCCGGTCGTCATCGGCAACCGCAACTGGGACCCGTACGTCACCGATGCGCTGGCGCAGCTGGCCGCGGGCGGTGCCCGCCGGGTCGTCGTGCTGGCCACCTCGGCGTACGCGTCGTACTCGAGCTGCCGGCAGTACCGGGAGGACCTCGCCGCGGCGCTGGCCGACACCGGCCTGGAGTTCGACCTGGTCAAGGTCGGCCCGTTCGCCGAGACCGACGGCTTCGTGGCCGCGAACGCCGACGCGGTGCGGGACGCCCTCGCGGAGCTGCCCGGCGCGCGCGTGCTGTTCGTGTCGCACTCGATCCCGACCGCGATGGACGCCGCCTCCGGCCCCGGCGGCGACAACACCTACTCCGCCCAGCACCGCCGGGTGGCGCAGGCCGTGGCGTCCGAGGTCGGGCTGGCCGACGACGCCTGGGAGATGGCGTGGTGCAGCCGCTCGGGCGCGCCGCACATCCCGTGGCTCGAGCCCGACGTCAACGACCGGCTCGCCGAGCTGGCCGCCGACGGCGTCTCGTCGGTGGTGACCGTCCCGTACGGCTTCGTCAACGACCACATGGAGGTCGTCTACGACCTCGACACCGAGGCGCGGGCCACGGCGTCCGGCCTCGGGCTGGGGTACGTGCGGGCCGCCACCGTCGGCGTCCACCCCGCCTTCATCGGCATGCTGGCCGTCGCCCTGACCGACCCGCAGCCGGGTTCGGTGGGCGGGCTCGCGACCTGCCACGCCACGTGCTGCCTGCTCGGACGCCCCGGCGCGCCCGTGCTGCCCACGGCCTGCGCGGCCGACTGA
- the hemL gene encoding glutamate-1-semialdehyde 2,1-aminomutase — MEDVYRHACEVIPGGVSSPVRAFGSVGGTPVFLKAASGAHVVDIDDRRYVDLVCSWGPALLGHAHPAVVAAVQEAATRGLSFGAPTTAEVELADLIRARIPFADKVRFVSTGTEATMTAIRVARGATGRDVIVKFAGCYHGHSDALLAAAGSGVATQGMPGSAGVTRAAAGDTLVIDYNDTAALEQVFAERGSEIACVITEASPANMGVIPPDPGFNAAIRRLTLDHGALMISDEVLTGFRVGPAGWWGIEASLGEAPVTPDLVTYGKVVGGGMPLAALAGPARLMDLLAPVGPVYQAGTLSGNPLATAAGIATLKLADDAVYAHVDRASRQVQDALAAALDAEGLPYRIQTAGNLFSCFFGEDAATHGVRNYDQAKAADGFRYAPFFHAMLDAGVALPPSVFEAWFLSAAHDDEALNRIAEALPVAARAAASARP; from the coding sequence ATGGAGGACGTCTACCGCCACGCCTGTGAGGTCATCCCGGGCGGGGTGAGCTCACCCGTGCGGGCGTTCGGGTCGGTGGGCGGCACGCCGGTGTTCCTGAAGGCGGCCTCGGGCGCGCACGTGGTCGACATCGACGATCGGCGCTACGTCGACCTCGTCTGCTCGTGGGGCCCCGCGCTGCTGGGCCACGCGCACCCCGCAGTGGTCGCCGCCGTGCAGGAGGCCGCCACGCGCGGGCTGTCCTTCGGCGCCCCGACCACCGCCGAGGTCGAGTTGGCCGACCTGATCCGGGCGCGCATCCCGTTCGCCGACAAGGTGCGGTTCGTGTCGACCGGCACCGAGGCCACGATGACCGCGATCCGCGTGGCGCGCGGCGCGACCGGGCGCGACGTGATCGTGAAGTTCGCGGGCTGCTACCACGGCCACTCCGACGCCCTGCTGGCCGCCGCCGGCTCGGGCGTGGCGACCCAGGGCATGCCCGGCTCGGCCGGGGTCACCCGCGCGGCCGCCGGCGACACGCTCGTCATCGACTACAACGACACCGCCGCGCTCGAGCAGGTGTTCGCCGAGCGTGGGTCCGAGATCGCCTGCGTGATCACCGAGGCGTCCCCGGCGAACATGGGCGTCATCCCGCCGGACCCGGGCTTCAACGCCGCAATACGCCGCCTGACGCTCGACCACGGCGCGCTCATGATCTCCGACGAGGTGCTGACCGGCTTCCGGGTCGGCCCGGCCGGTTGGTGGGGCATCGAGGCGTCGCTGGGCGAGGCCCCCGTCACCCCCGACCTGGTGACCTACGGCAAGGTCGTCGGCGGCGGCATGCCGCTGGCCGCGCTCGCCGGCCCTGCCCGGCTGATGGACCTCCTCGCCCCCGTCGGCCCCGTCTACCAGGCCGGCACGCTGTCCGGGAACCCGCTCGCCACCGCCGCCGGCATCGCCACCCTGAAGCTGGCCGACGACGCGGTCTACGCCCACGTCGACCGTGCGTCGCGCCAGGTGCAGGACGCCCTCGCCGCGGCCCTCGACGCCGAGGGCCTGCCGTACCGGATCCAGACCGCCGGCAACCTGTTCAGCTGCTTCTTCGGTGAGGACGCCGCGACCCACGGCGTCCGGAACTACGACCAGGCGAAGGCGGCTGACGGCTTCCGGTACGCGCCGTTCTTCCACGCGATGCTGGACGCCGGCGTGGCCCTGCCGCCCAGCGTGTTCGAGGCGTGGTTCCTGAGCGCGGCCCACGACGACGAGGCGCTCAACCGCATCGCCGAGGCGCTCCCGGTCGCCGCGCGGGCGGCGGCGTCGGCCCGGCCCTGA
- the hemQ gene encoding hydrogen peroxide-dependent heme synthase has product MSQAHHGKTPGAPFSGDPRDTYVAPEDVNAGSHYVMYSVFTMAGLMAGEASDRAAHAAETVAAVEATGVTIRGWYDVGGFRADADLMVWLLADDPTKLQAAYHALRRSTLGEVLEPRWSSVGVHRPAEFNNAHTPACFSGIAPRPWLTVYPFVRSYEWYYMDGSKRSHMLRTHGMAAKEFPDVLGSTTAAFALGDYEWLLAFEADELHRLTDAMRAQRAVEARLHVREETPFFTGPRVELADWVETQPCE; this is encoded by the coding sequence ATGTCCCAGGCACATCACGGCAAGACCCCCGGCGCCCCGTTCAGCGGGGACCCGCGCGACACCTACGTCGCGCCCGAGGACGTCAACGCCGGCTCCCACTACGTCATGTACTCGGTCTTCACCATGGCCGGGCTCATGGCGGGCGAGGCGTCGGACCGCGCCGCCCACGCGGCCGAGACCGTCGCCGCCGTCGAGGCGACGGGGGTGACGATCCGCGGCTGGTACGACGTCGGCGGCTTCCGCGCGGACGCCGACCTGATGGTCTGGCTGCTGGCCGACGACCCCACGAAGCTGCAGGCGGCCTACCACGCGCTGCGCCGCTCGACCCTGGGCGAGGTGCTGGAGCCGCGCTGGAGCAGCGTCGGCGTGCACCGCCCGGCCGAGTTCAACAACGCGCACACCCCCGCCTGCTTCTCGGGCATCGCGCCGCGGCCGTGGCTGACCGTGTACCCGTTCGTGCGGTCCTACGAGTGGTACTACATGGACGGCTCGAAGCGCTCGCACATGCTGCGCACCCACGGCATGGCCGCCAAGGAGTTCCCCGACGTGCTCGGCTCGACGACCGCGGCCTTCGCGCTCGGCGACTACGAGTGGCTGCTGGCCTTCGAGGCCGACGAGCTGCACCGCCTCACCGACGCCATGCGCGCCCAGCGGGCCGTCGAGGCGCGCCTGCACGTGCGCGAGGAGACCCCGTTCTTCACCGGGCCGCGGGTCGAGCTCGCAGACTGGGTCGAGACCCAGCCCTGTGAGTGA
- the hemB gene encoding porphobilinogen synthase, translated as MTTIRPRRLRTTAAMRSLVRETRVSPAQLVLPVFVRDGLSEPSAIESMPGVVQHTLDSLRREAVRAARAGLGGLMLFGVPLDSDKDAAGSCGEEPGSILNRGLAAVRGEVGDALVVMADTCLDEFTSHGHCGVLDAKGRVDNDATLDAYVRLAVSQADAGAQVVGPSGMMDGQVLAIRRGLDEAGHTDVAILAYAAKYASAFYGPFREAVGSSLVGDRRTYQQDPANRREGLREAILDLAEGADMVMVKPASHYLDVLADVAAASDVPVAAYQVSGEYAMIAAAAERGWITREAAMAESVTSIVRAGADIVLTYFALELASRA; from the coding sequence ATGACCACCATCCGCCCCCGCCGGCTGCGGACGACCGCGGCCATGCGCTCGCTGGTCCGCGAGACGCGCGTCTCGCCCGCGCAGTTGGTGCTGCCGGTGTTCGTGCGCGACGGGCTGTCCGAGCCCAGCGCCATCGAGTCGATGCCCGGGGTCGTGCAGCACACGCTGGACTCCCTGCGCCGCGAGGCCGTGCGCGCCGCGCGGGCCGGGCTGGGCGGGCTGATGCTGTTCGGCGTCCCGCTCGACTCCGACAAGGACGCCGCGGGCTCGTGCGGCGAGGAGCCCGGCTCGATCCTGAACCGAGGGCTGGCCGCGGTGCGCGGCGAGGTCGGCGATGCGCTCGTGGTCATGGCCGACACGTGCCTGGACGAGTTCACCTCCCACGGCCACTGCGGCGTGCTCGACGCCAAGGGCCGGGTCGACAACGACGCCACCCTCGACGCCTACGTCCGCCTCGCGGTGTCGCAGGCCGACGCCGGCGCCCAGGTCGTCGGCCCCTCCGGGATGATGGACGGCCAGGTGCTCGCGATCCGCCGGGGCCTGGACGAGGCCGGGCACACCGACGTCGCGATCCTCGCCTACGCGGCGAAGTACGCCTCGGCGTTCTACGGGCCGTTCCGCGAGGCCGTCGGGTCGTCGCTGGTCGGCGACCGCCGCACCTACCAGCAGGACCCGGCCAACCGGCGCGAAGGGTTGCGGGAGGCGATACTGGACCTCGCCGAGGGCGCCGACATGGTGATGGTGAAGCCCGCCTCGCACTACCTGGACGTGCTGGCCGACGTGGCCGCGGCGTCCGACGTGCCGGTGGCCGCCTACCAGGTGTCGGGCGAGTACGCGATGATCGCCGCCGCCGCCGAGCGAGGCTGGATCACCCGCGAGGCCGCGATGGCCGAGTCGGTGACCTCGATCGTGCGCGCCGGCGCCGACATCGTGCTCACCTACTTCGCCCTGGAGCTCGCGTCGAGGGCTTGA
- the hemE gene encoding uroporphyrinogen decarboxylase gives MWPTIGRVTPVDVTPPLLQALAGKHPATKPVWFMRQAGRSLPEYREVRRGTGMIESCLMPDLAAEITLQPVRRHKVDAAIFFSDIMVPLTLAGVDVDIVAGVGPVVAEPVRTASDVRKLVAHELGDTSMITAAIERIRAELATTPSGDASWTPLIGFAGAPFTLAAYLVEGRPSRDHLAARSMMLSDPESWDALMAWCADLSGAFLTVQVDAGASAVQLFDSWAGSLRLPDYTERVAPWSQRALAAVEGRVPRLHFGTGTGHLLEQMAQGADAVGVDYRTPLDEAAARLPGVPLQGNIDPARLLAGWEALEPHALDVIRRGTAAPGHVVNLGHGVPPETDPEILTRLVDLVHTS, from the coding sequence ATGTGGCCTACGATCGGTCGCGTGACTCCCGTTGACGTGACTCCCCCGCTGCTCCAGGCCCTGGCCGGGAAGCACCCCGCGACCAAGCCCGTCTGGTTCATGCGCCAGGCCGGTCGGTCGCTGCCCGAGTACCGCGAGGTGCGCCGCGGGACGGGGATGATCGAGTCCTGCCTCATGCCCGACCTGGCCGCCGAGATCACCCTGCAGCCGGTGCGCCGCCACAAGGTCGACGCGGCCATCTTCTTCAGCGACATCATGGTCCCGCTGACGCTGGCCGGCGTCGACGTCGACATCGTCGCCGGCGTGGGGCCGGTGGTCGCCGAGCCGGTGCGCACGGCGTCCGACGTACGGAAGTTGGTGGCCCACGAGCTGGGCGACACGAGCATGATCACCGCCGCGATCGAGCGGATCCGCGCCGAGCTCGCCACCACGCCGTCCGGCGACGCGAGCTGGACGCCGCTGATCGGCTTCGCCGGTGCCCCCTTCACCCTCGCGGCCTACCTCGTCGAGGGACGCCCCAGCCGCGACCACCTCGCCGCCCGCTCGATGATGCTGTCCGACCCCGAGTCGTGGGACGCCCTGATGGCCTGGTGCGCCGACCTGTCCGGCGCCTTCCTCACGGTGCAGGTGGACGCCGGCGCCTCGGCCGTCCAGCTGTTCGACTCGTGGGCCGGCTCGCTGCGCCTGCCCGACTACACCGAGCGCGTCGCCCCGTGGTCGCAGCGCGCGTTGGCCGCCGTGGAGGGTCGCGTGCCGCGCCTCCACTTCGGCACGGGCACCGGCCACCTGCTCGAGCAGATGGCCCAGGGCGCGGACGCCGTCGGCGTCGACTACCGCACCCCGCTGGACGAGGCGGCGGCCCGCTTGCCCGGCGTCCCGCTGCAGGGCAACATCGACCCGGCCCGGCTGCTCGCCGGGTGGGAGGCCCTCGAGCCCCACGCGCTCGACGTGATCCGCCGCGGCACCGCCGCCCCGGGGCACGTCGTGAACCTCGGCCACGGCGTCCCGCCCGAGACCGACCCCGAGATCCTCACCCGCCTCGTCGACCTGGTGCACACCTCATGA
- a CDS encoding DUF421 domain-containing protein translates to MDELWTHIGISPDGALGVAVASALLYVLYSVVLTLWGPRLFSSSSTLSVALLTVLGSLMARAMLGDFPTLGGAIVAAATLLLMEAIIGRLRKVSTPAWAKRATAPRHRPRVVMIEGQFVDRPKRERVTSDADVLLRLRTAGLRHVDDAALVILESRGGVTVLRRGERIDARLLEGVLGAELVPGHLVGAA, encoded by the coding sequence ATGGACGAGCTGTGGACCCACATCGGCATCTCCCCCGACGGCGCGCTGGGGGTCGCAGTCGCCTCGGCGCTGCTCTACGTCCTGTACTCGGTGGTCCTCACGTTGTGGGGGCCACGCCTGTTCTCGAGCTCGTCGACGCTGAGCGTCGCCCTGCTCACCGTGCTGGGCAGCCTGATGGCGCGCGCCATGCTGGGCGACTTCCCCACCCTGGGAGGGGCGATCGTCGCCGCGGCCACGCTGCTGCTGATGGAGGCGATCATCGGTCGCCTCCGCAAGGTCTCCACGCCGGCGTGGGCCAAGCGCGCCACGGCCCCACGGCACCGGCCGCGGGTGGTCATGATCGAGGGCCAGTTCGTCGACCGCCCCAAGCGCGAGCGCGTGACCTCGGACGCCGACGTGCTGCTCCGCCTCCGCACGGCCGGGCTGCGCCACGTGGACGACGCGGCGCTGGTGATCCTGGAGTCCCGGGGCGGTGTCACCGTCCTCCGCCGCGGCGAGCGCATCGACGCCCGCCTGCTGGAGGGCGTCCTCGGTGCCGAGCTCGTCCCGGGCCACCTGGTCGGGGCGGCCTGA
- a CDS encoding glutamyl-tRNA reductase has protein sequence MALHLISIHHAEHGLAAVESVTPAVPGLGRRVVEGAEGVHGAVVLATCNRVEVYVDADGSTHEVADIVRESLGTTAGFVPMTLREDAAALQHLFDVGAGLDSMVVGEREIAGQLRRALREAHEEGIATGLLTETIEQALRTSRKVSHLTRLAATGRSVVSVGLDLLGRDWASTRVLLIGTGAYAGAVVADLRERGFADLAVHSGSGRAANFVASHPGTRDAGPDLVAAVADADVVVTCRGLGAPILGRDDLAAVMERREGADIALVDLAIARDIDQAVVTVPGVLLLDLPTIQRHVPDASHREAARARVLVDEGVRDLVGRLRGREMDPVVVALRDTVNEMVADEVARLPHGRPITGEEAAHALRRLAARLVHVPSVRARKAATEGRSDEYLNALNELWGLETRKRPVLRNLELEASDQHLLDQDEQAAIVPPDSLDCDTCPITGLRLSDLGEPRRLEAL, from the coding sequence ATGGCCCTCCACCTGATCTCGATCCACCACGCCGAGCACGGCCTCGCCGCGGTCGAGTCGGTGACCCCTGCGGTGCCCGGGCTGGGACGGCGGGTGGTCGAGGGGGCCGAGGGCGTCCACGGTGCCGTGGTGCTGGCCACCTGCAACCGGGTCGAGGTCTACGTCGACGCCGACGGCTCCACCCACGAGGTCGCCGACATCGTGCGCGAGTCGCTCGGCACCACCGCCGGGTTCGTGCCCATGACCCTGCGCGAGGACGCCGCGGCCCTGCAGCACCTCTTCGACGTGGGCGCCGGTCTGGACTCCATGGTCGTGGGCGAGCGCGAGATCGCCGGCCAGCTGCGCCGGGCGCTGCGCGAGGCCCACGAGGAGGGCATCGCAACCGGCCTCCTCACCGAGACGATCGAGCAGGCGCTGCGCACCTCCCGCAAGGTGTCCCACCTCACCCGGCTGGCCGCCACGGGTCGCTCCGTGGTGTCGGTCGGCCTCGACCTGCTGGGCCGCGACTGGGCCTCCACGCGCGTGCTGCTCATCGGCACCGGCGCCTACGCGGGCGCGGTCGTCGCCGACCTGCGCGAGCGCGGGTTCGCCGACCTCGCGGTGCACTCCGGTTCGGGTCGTGCCGCCAACTTCGTGGCCTCGCACCCCGGGACCCGCGACGCCGGCCCCGACCTCGTCGCCGCCGTCGCCGACGCCGACGTGGTCGTGACCTGCCGCGGTCTGGGCGCCCCGATCCTCGGTCGCGACGACCTGGCCGCCGTGATGGAGCGCCGCGAGGGCGCCGACATCGCCCTTGTCGACCTCGCGATCGCCCGCGACATCGACCAGGCGGTGGTCACCGTCCCCGGCGTGCTGCTGCTCGACCTGCCCACCATCCAGCGCCACGTGCCCGACGCCTCGCACCGCGAGGCCGCCCGGGCGCGCGTGCTCGTCGACGAGGGCGTCCGCGACCTGGTCGGGCGCCTGCGCGGGCGCGAGATGGACCCGGTCGTCGTCGCCCTGCGCGACACGGTCAACGAGATGGTGGCCGACGAGGTCGCCCGCCTGCCGCACGGCCGCCCGATCACCGGCGAGGAAGCCGCCCACGCGCTGCGCCGCCTGGCCGCCCGGCTCGTGCACGTGCCCAGCGTCCGCGCCCGCAAGGCCGCCACCGAGGGCCGCTCCGACGAGTACCTGAACGCGCTCAACGAGCTGTGGGGCCTCGAGACGCGCAAGCGGCCCGTGCTGCGCAACCTCGAGCTCGAGGCGTCCGACCAGCACCTGCTGGACCAGGACGAGCAGGCCGCGATCGTGCCGCCCGACTCGCTCGACTGCGACACCTGCCCGATCACCGGGCTCCGCCTGTCCGACCTGGGTGAGCCCCGCCGACTGGAGGCCCTGTGA
- a CDS encoding NAD(P)/FAD-dependent oxidoreductase, whose amino-acid sequence MTLSRATQHVPAVVVGGGIGGLQAAHTFAKLGLAPLLLESRGTCGGLIFGAPIGGVWVDLGAESFAKRSVATAELCRELGLDVVDPSGNSWLWSHRDGGFAFRIPHGVLGIPTDLDDPIVVDLLSPEGLARAREDLTMGPEAGADAADLASLVVARLGEEVLTRLVDPIAGGVHSAHPSELSVDVVSPGLRRALASEGSLVRAAAALRASAPAGGVVSSASGGLFTLPRALVARIGELGGTVAGRRVVTAIARDGERWAVTHHEAGRAPDPADPPIPVGEPQVVTTDRLVVALDGRAALDLLRTVPELEVGDWQLPRGADLAQVCIVLDAPELDAGPRGSGLLVTPDTEGADRRVACKAITHYSIKWPGVVAGTGKHVLRVSYGRAGVPTPEPTLAGALADAGVLLGVPLAEEQVVGHAVIHFPNSLPPQTPAHRVRVADLTERLAGTPGLAITGAWFAGTGLAAVIPHAERVAKELA is encoded by the coding sequence ATGACCCTCTCCCGCGCGACCCAGCACGTCCCCGCCGTCGTCGTCGGCGGCGGTATCGGCGGCCTGCAAGCCGCCCACACGTTCGCCAAGCTCGGCCTCGCGCCGCTGCTGCTGGAGTCCCGCGGCACGTGCGGCGGGCTCATCTTCGGCGCCCCGATCGGCGGCGTCTGGGTCGACCTCGGCGCGGAGTCGTTCGCCAAGCGGTCGGTCGCCACCGCCGAGCTGTGCCGCGAGCTCGGGCTCGACGTCGTCGACCCGTCGGGCAACTCATGGCTGTGGTCGCACCGCGACGGCGGCTTCGCGTTCCGCATCCCGCACGGCGTGTTGGGCATCCCTACCGACCTCGACGACCCGATCGTGGTCGACCTGCTCTCCCCCGAGGGCCTCGCCCGGGCGCGCGAGGACCTCACCATGGGCCCCGAGGCCGGCGCGGACGCCGCCGACCTGGCCTCGCTCGTGGTCGCCCGGCTCGGCGAGGAGGTGCTCACCCGGCTCGTCGACCCGATCGCGGGCGGCGTCCACTCGGCGCACCCGTCCGAGCTCTCGGTCGACGTCGTCTCCCCCGGCCTGCGCCGGGCGCTGGCCAGCGAGGGGTCGCTCGTGCGCGCCGCCGCCGCCCTGCGCGCCTCGGCCCCGGCCGGAGGCGTGGTCAGCTCGGCGTCCGGCGGCCTGTTCACGCTGCCCCGCGCGCTGGTGGCCCGCATCGGCGAGCTGGGTGGCACCGTCGCCGGCCGCCGGGTCGTCACGGCGATCGCGCGCGACGGCGAGCGCTGGGCCGTCACCCACCACGAGGCCGGGCGGGCGCCCGACCCCGCCGACCCGCCCATCCCGGTGGGCGAGCCCCAGGTCGTCACCACCGACCGGCTGGTCGTCGCACTCGACGGACGCGCCGCACTCGACCTGCTGCGCACGGTGCCCGAGCTGGAGGTCGGCGACTGGCAGCTCCCCCGCGGCGCCGACCTCGCGCAGGTCTGCATCGTGCTGGACGCCCCCGAACTGGACGCCGGCCCCCGCGGTTCGGGACTCCTGGTCACCCCCGACACCGAGGGCGCCGACCGCCGCGTCGCCTGCAAGGCGATCACGCACTACTCCATCAAGTGGCCCGGCGTGGTGGCCGGGACCGGCAAGCACGTGCTGCGGGTCTCCTACGGCCGCGCGGGCGTCCCGACCCCCGAGCCGACGCTCGCCGGGGCGCTCGCCGACGCCGGCGTCCTGCTCGGCGTGCCGCTGGCCGAGGAGCAGGTGGTCGGGCACGCGGTCATCCACTTCCCGAACTCGCTCCCGCCCCAGACCCCGGCCCACCGGGTGCGCGTCGCCGACCTGACCGAGCGCCTCGCCGGCACCCCCGGCCTGGCGATCACCGGCGCGTGGTTCGCGGGCACGGGGCTGGCCGCCGTCATCCCGCACGCCGAGCGCGTGGCGAAGGAGCTGGCGTGA
- a CDS encoding rhodanese-like domain-containing protein, producing MRARRIASVTVAALVALTGAACTASEPAPSGPAAASAEASRAYGATLNAAEFAASLDTPGVVVLDVRTPAEYAAGHLEGAVPADINGDFDAAVAGLDRGAPYAVYCRSGNRSAAAIEAMRQLGFVDAWHLGGGIGAWQAAGKDVVTG from the coding sequence ATGCGCGCCCGCCGCATCGCGTCCGTCACCGTCGCCGCCCTGGTGGCCCTGACCGGGGCCGCGTGCACCGCGTCGGAGCCCGCGCCGAGCGGCCCGGCCGCGGCGTCGGCCGAAGCCTCCCGCGCCTACGGGGCCACGCTGAACGCCGCCGAGTTCGCCGCCTCCCTGGACACGCCCGGTGTCGTCGTGCTCGACGTGCGGACGCCGGCCGAGTACGCCGCCGGCCACCTGGAGGGCGCGGTGCCGGCCGACATCAACGGGGACTTCGATGCCGCCGTCGCCGGCCTGGACCGCGGCGCCCCCTACGCCGTCTACTGCCGGTCCGGCAACCGGTCGGCAGCCGCGATCGAGGCGATGAGGCAGCTCGGCTTCGTCGACGCCTGGCACTTGGGCGGTGGCATCGGCGCCTGGCAGGCCGCCGGCAAGGACGTGGTGACCGGCTGA